A genomic window from Vagococcus sp. CY52-2 includes:
- the dprA gene encoding DNA-processing protein DprA, which translates to MHQLVVFRLKHTKGIGNIGRLKILTYLLDNPHDYCFETMIKLANIPPKYQPIFVKSFNDSQKITEEDLSLFLKQYGMITFLDKDYPDLLSQIYNPPIALFYKGRKELLSTPMLSIIGSREQTEFGKELIEKMMPDFIEQCLTIVSGLAKGNDTFAHKLAIRRQGNTIGVLGFGLNRVYPKENQRLQEYMYQNQLVITEYLPNESPLPYHFPERNRIIAGLSLGTLVVEAKKRSGTFITAQLALEEGRSVFAIPNNPLIKESEGCLLLIKDGANCVQSSSDILEEL; encoded by the coding sequence ATGCATCAATTAGTTGTTTTTCGTTTAAAGCATACAAAAGGAATTGGAAATATCGGACGACTAAAGATATTAACTTATTTATTGGATAACCCACATGATTATTGTTTTGAGACCATGATCAAATTAGCCAATATCCCACCAAAATACCAACCAATCTTTGTGAAATCATTCAATGACAGTCAAAAAATAACTGAGGAAGACCTTTCTTTATTTCTAAAACAATATGGCATGATTACTTTTTTAGATAAAGACTATCCTGATTTATTATCACAAATTTATAATCCACCCATTGCTTTGTTTTACAAAGGTAGAAAAGAATTATTAAGTACACCAATGTTATCTATTATTGGATCTAGAGAGCAAACAGAATTTGGAAAAGAACTAATTGAAAAAATGATGCCGGATTTCATAGAGCAGTGTTTGACAATTGTGAGTGGATTAGCGAAAGGAAATGACACATTCGCTCATAAACTAGCCATTCGAAGACAAGGAAATACAATTGGGGTATTGGGCTTTGGATTAAATCGAGTGTACCCTAAAGAAAATCAGCGCTTGCAGGAGTATATGTATCAAAATCAATTGGTGATAACAGAGTATTTGCCTAATGAATCACCACTTCCTTATCACTTTCCAGAACGAAATCGAATCATCGCAGGTCTTTCATTGGGAACACTTGTGGTTGAGGCAAAAAAGAGAAGTGGTACGTTCATTACAGCTCAACTAGCATTAGAAGAAGGAAGAAGTGTTTTTGCTATTCCAAATAATCCATTGATAAAGGAATCAGAAGGTTGTTTGTTACTTATTAAAGATGGGGCAAACTGTGTTCAATCAAGTTCAGATATTTTAGAAGAATTATAG
- a CDS encoding SGNH/GDSL hydrolase family protein, protein MKKITYHMKYVLFFTAIVIICSMIGLFFIPKADNIHLSGETKSSTNKIEMIRLSAIGDSLTEGVGDTTNSGGYLPLLQKDLSDTYPVDVFQAENFGKSGDRSDQILKRLKKNEDMQKSVKNANAILLTVGGNDLLQALQPKLFSKVTVNKMDSSKEKYYDRLEKLYAEIRALNPDAPIYQLGIYNPFYLNFSDITELQEIVDYWNKSSQEFVQKQSNAYFVPINDDIYQGIPEIANTDEEKETIKSSNSASINDLISSEDTFHPNNLGYQIIANAFELKMASTKDKWLK, encoded by the coding sequence ATGAAAAAAATCACATATCACATGAAATATGTTTTATTCTTTACTGCAATAGTTATTATTTGTAGCATGATTGGTCTATTCTTTATTCCAAAAGCTGATAATATTCATTTGAGTGGCGAAACAAAATCATCGACAAATAAAATAGAAATGATTCGTTTAAGTGCTATTGGTGATTCACTGACTGAAGGGGTAGGTGACACAACCAATTCTGGTGGGTACTTACCATTATTACAAAAAGATTTGTCTGATACATATCCAGTTGATGTATTTCAAGCTGAAAATTTTGGTAAATCAGGTGATCGAAGTGATCAAATATTGAAGCGATTAAAGAAAAATGAAGATATGCAAAAGTCTGTGAAAAATGCCAATGCTATACTACTAACAGTTGGAGGAAATGATTTATTACAAGCTCTTCAACCAAAATTATTTAGTAAAGTGACTGTTAATAAAATGGATAGTTCTAAAGAAAAATATTATGATAGATTGGAAAAGCTGTATGCTGAAATAAGAGCATTAAATCCTGATGCTCCAATTTATCAGTTAGGGATATATAATCCATTTTATTTAAATTTTTCTGATATTACAGAATTACAAGAAATAGTAGACTATTGGAATAAAAGTTCACAAGAATTTGTTCAAAAACAATCCAATGCCTATTTTGTCCCAATTAACGATGATATTTACCAAGGTATTCCAGAAATTGCGAACACAGATGAGGAAAAAGAAACCATTAAATCTAGTAATAGTGCATCGATTAATGATCTGATTTCATCTGAAGATACCTTTCATCCGAATAATTTAGGGTATCAAATTATTGCTAATGCATTTGAACTTAAAATGGCATCGACAAAAGATAAATGGCTTAAGTAG
- a CDS encoding S41 family peptidase, whose amino-acid sequence MKDNNTNKKTVSLTKYIITSVITAILAIGGTVFIYESKGRVQTASTQDGLDNIADLATLIQQGYIKDVDSKKLYEGAMKGMVAAIDDPYSTYFTAEEAKGFEEDINGNFEGIGAVMSMTNDLPTVAEPPIKDSPAEKAKLQTGDAILKVDDKSIEGKSLSDVVKLVRGEKGTDVKLEIKRGAETFPVTITRDVIPVESVTGKIDEKNKDIGYISISSFSSTTSEEFNKMITKLRKEGAKSFVLDVRGNPGGMLDQVEKISSRFLKDGQTIVKFESKLEDDEEHKASKKLDGGDKITEPTVLLVDENSASASEILAGAFIDSANIDVVGTKTFGKGTVQTVIPMNDGAEIKLTIKKWLTPSGKWINKKGVEPTIKVDKPSYIQHKLIDTTLTYKLGAVNENVKIINEYLKVLGYDVDDSDTYNDKTEQAVKNFQEKNKLEVTGTADEKTVKELEKQIVEYWKNHDVQYEKAIETLKKD is encoded by the coding sequence ATGAAAGATAATAATACTAATAAAAAAACCGTTTCTTTGACCAAATATATTATAACGAGTGTCATTACCGCGATTTTGGCTATTGGGGGAACTGTTTTTATTTATGAATCTAAAGGCAGAGTTCAAACAGCTTCAACACAAGATGGTTTGGATAATATTGCGGATTTGGCAACTCTTATCCAACAAGGTTACATAAAAGATGTTGATTCTAAAAAGCTCTATGAAGGAGCTATGAAGGGCATGGTAGCAGCGATTGATGATCCGTATTCAACGTATTTTACGGCTGAAGAAGCAAAAGGTTTTGAAGAAGATATCAATGGAAATTTTGAAGGAATTGGAGCTGTGATGAGTATGACCAATGATCTCCCCACTGTTGCAGAACCTCCAATTAAAGATTCTCCAGCAGAAAAGGCTAAACTTCAAACAGGTGATGCTATTTTAAAGGTGGATGATAAAAGTATTGAAGGGAAAAGCTTGAGTGATGTAGTGAAATTGGTTCGTGGAGAAAAAGGAACAGATGTTAAATTAGAAATTAAACGTGGAGCGGAAACGTTTCCTGTAACTATTACAAGAGATGTTATTCCGGTTGAATCTGTTACTGGAAAAATAGATGAAAAAAATAAAGATATTGGGTATATTTCTATTAGTAGTTTTAGTTCAACTACATCAGAAGAGTTTAATAAAATGATAACGAAACTTCGAAAAGAAGGAGCTAAATCATTTGTTCTTGATGTTCGTGGAAACCCTGGTGGTATGCTAGATCAAGTTGAAAAAATTAGTAGTCGCTTTTTAAAAGATGGTCAAACGATTGTAAAATTTGAAAGTAAATTAGAAGATGATGAAGAACATAAAGCTAGTAAAAAACTTGATGGTGGCGACAAAATTACTGAGCCAACTGTTTTATTAGTGGATGAAAATAGTGCCAGTGCGTCTGAAATATTAGCAGGAGCATTTATTGATTCAGCCAACATTGATGTGGTTGGAACGAAAACATTTGGTAAAGGAACCGTTCAAACAGTTATTCCAATGAATGACGGTGCAGAAATAAAACTAACTATCAAAAAATGGTTAACGCCAAGTGGAAAATGGATTAATAAAAAAGGGGTTGAACCAACGATAAAAGTGGATAAACCATCTTATATTCAACATAAATTAATTGACACGACTCTTACTTATAAGCTAGGAGCAGTCAATGAGAATGTGAAAATAATTAATGAGTATTTAAAAGTATTAGGCTATGATGTCGATGATAGCGACACTTATAATGACAAAACAGAACAAGCTGTAAAAAATTTCCAAGAAAAAAACAAATTGGAAGTAACAGGTACAGCGGATGAAAAAACTGTTAAAGAGTTAGAAAAACAAATTGTTGAGTATTGGAAAAATCATGATGTTCAATATGAAAAAGCGATTGAAACGTTAAAAAAAGACTAG
- the ylqF gene encoding ribosome biogenesis GTPase YlqF, with translation MTIQWFPGHMAKARREVAEKLKLVDIVLEIVDARLPISSRNPMLDSLIQQKPRLMLLNKSDLADVKETQRWHDYFASHGIHCLAINANQGKGINKITPKVKEILAEKIAKQAARGMKPRPVRAMCIGIPNVGKSTLLNRLANKNMAKTGNMPGVTKGQQWLKTGKDLELLDTPGILWPKFEDKEIGKKLALTGAIKDALLHMDDLALYGLEFFNEFYPEQLQERYKLTDEDMTLNQVDKLMLITKKRGFQEDYERGSVMIVQEIRDGRLGKYTLDRVEDMLHE, from the coding sequence ATGACAATTCAATGGTTTCCAGGTCATATGGCAAAAGCAAGACGTGAGGTTGCAGAAAAGTTAAAATTAGTGGATATTGTTTTAGAGATAGTCGATGCAAGGCTGCCTATTTCAAGTCGAAATCCTATGTTGGATTCGTTAATCCAACAAAAGCCAAGATTGATGTTGTTGAATAAATCAGATTTAGCGGATGTAAAAGAAACACAAAGATGGCATGATTATTTTGCTTCTCATGGGATTCATTGTTTAGCTATTAATGCGAATCAAGGAAAAGGAATCAATAAAATTACACCAAAAGTTAAAGAAATTTTAGCAGAAAAAATTGCTAAACAAGCAGCTCGCGGGATGAAACCTAGACCAGTTCGCGCGATGTGCATTGGGATTCCTAATGTTGGTAAGTCAACGCTATTAAATCGCTTAGCGAATAAAAATATGGCGAAAACAGGTAATATGCCTGGAGTAACTAAAGGACAACAATGGTTAAAAACTGGAAAAGATTTAGAGTTGTTAGATACCCCAGGAATTTTGTGGCCCAAATTTGAAGATAAAGAGATTGGAAAAAAATTAGCCTTAACAGGTGCCATCAAAGATGCTTTATTACATATGGACGATTTAGCATTATATGGCTTAGAATTTTTTAATGAATTTTATCCTGAACAATTACAAGAGCGATATAAATTAACGGATGAAGACATGACATTAAATCAAGTTGATAAATTAATGTTAATTACTAAAAAAAGAGGATTCCAAGAAGATTATGAGCGAGGTAGTGTTATGATCGTTCAAGAAATTCGAGATGGACGTTTGGGTAAGTACACACTAGATAGAGTTGAGGATATGCTTCATGAGTGA
- the trmFO gene encoding methylenetetrahydrofolate--tRNA-(uracil(54)-C(5))-methyltransferase (FADH(2)-oxidizing) TrmFO: MTENRVTVIGAGLAGSEAAWQAAESGAQVDLYEMRKIKKTPAHHTDQFAELVCTNSLRANGITNAAGLLKEEMRQFGSVIIAAADKTQVPAGGALAVDRESFSEEVTKQVSNHPNITIHHEEITEIPTEGITVIATGPLTSEPLAESIKEFTESEGLYFYDAAAPIIEKSSIDMDKVYLKSRYDKGEAAYLNCPMTKEEFYAFREALVNAEVAPLKSFEKEKFFEGCMPIEVMANRGEKTMTFGPLKPVGLEDPKTGKRPYAVVQLRQDNAAASLYNIVGFQTHLKWGEQKRIIQMIPGLEHAEIVRYGVMHRNTFMNSPELLDPTYQSRKKPTLFFAGQMTGVEGYVESAASGILAGRNAARLAQGKEPIVLPQETAIGGMAHYITHTSGKHFQPMNVNFGLFPELPERIRDKKERYTQIANRALEATKESLTLFEK; the protein is encoded by the coding sequence ATGACAGAGAATAGAGTAACGGTTATTGGGGCAGGACTAGCTGGAAGTGAAGCAGCATGGCAAGCAGCAGAGTCAGGAGCTCAAGTTGATTTATATGAAATGAGAAAAATAAAAAAAACTCCAGCACATCACACGGATCAATTTGCTGAATTAGTTTGTACGAACTCCTTAAGAGCAAATGGTATTACAAATGCTGCTGGTTTATTAAAAGAAGAGATGAGACAATTTGGTTCAGTTATTATTGCAGCTGCAGATAAAACTCAAGTTCCTGCTGGTGGTGCGTTAGCTGTTGATAGAGAAAGTTTTTCTGAAGAAGTAACAAAACAAGTATCAAATCATCCAAACATTACTATTCATCATGAAGAAATTACTGAAATTCCAACTGAAGGTATTACAGTGATTGCGACTGGTCCTTTAACAAGTGAGCCTTTAGCTGAAAGTATCAAAGAGTTTACTGAGTCAGAAGGATTATATTTTTATGATGCAGCAGCACCAATCATAGAAAAATCATCTATTGATATGGATAAAGTGTATTTAAAATCTCGTTATGATAAAGGTGAAGCAGCTTATCTTAATTGTCCTATGACAAAAGAAGAGTTCTATGCATTTAGAGAAGCGCTTGTTAATGCAGAAGTAGCGCCTTTAAAATCATTTGAAAAAGAAAAATTTTTTGAAGGATGTATGCCAATTGAGGTTATGGCAAATCGTGGCGAAAAAACAATGACATTTGGTCCGTTGAAACCAGTTGGATTAGAAGATCCAAAAACAGGTAAACGTCCATATGCAGTTGTTCAACTTCGACAAGATAACGCAGCAGCGTCACTTTATAATATTGTTGGATTCCAAACGCACTTAAAATGGGGTGAACAAAAACGTATTATTCAAATGATTCCAGGATTAGAACATGCAGAAATCGTAAGATACGGTGTGATGCATCGAAATACGTTTATGAATTCACCTGAATTACTTGATCCAACTTACCAATCACGTAAGAAACCAACGTTATTCTTTGCTGGTCAAATGACTGGTGTAGAAGGTTATGTTGAAAGTGCAGCAAGTGGTATCTTAGCAGGACGAAATGCTGCAAGACTTGCCCAAGGTAAAGAACCAATCGTACTACCACAAGAAACAGCGATTGGTGGTATGGCACACTATATCACACATACATCTGGTAAACATTTCCAACCAATGAATGTAAACTTTGGTTTATTCCCAGAGTTACCAGAGAGAATTCGTGATAAAAAAGAACGTTACACACAAATTGCTAATAGAGCACTTGAAGCGACAAAAGAGTCGTTAACTTTATTTGAGAAATAG
- the xerC gene encoding tyrosine recombinase XerC, translating to MISIDHLALFLRYLIDERHYSLQTKYAYEDDVTHFFEFLEETGNSDYLNIIFQDARVYLAYLHDKEYSRNTISRKISSLRSFYQFLIKNEWIKDNPFSYIQMKKKNNKLPIFLYEKEMAILLDSVSGQSLLDRRNRALLELLYATGIRVSECVSIELNDLDIDNGIVLINGKGGKQRYVPFGSFCTDALIDYISTTRVELMTKYQCTHEKLFINHHGQVLTAKGVQYILDKLIKKSSLTTNIHPHIFRHTFATHLLDNGADMRTVQELLGHSSLSSTQIYTHVTTSALQKNYRNFHPRA from the coding sequence TTGATTTCGATTGATCACTTAGCGTTATTTTTAAGATATTTGATAGATGAGCGACATTATTCATTACAAACAAAATACGCCTATGAGGATGATGTCACACATTTTTTTGAATTTTTGGAAGAAACAGGCAATTCTGACTATTTAAATATAATATTTCAAGATGCTCGAGTATATTTAGCTTATCTTCATGATAAAGAATACAGTCGTAATACGATTAGTCGGAAAATTTCGAGTCTTCGCTCTTTTTATCAATTTTTAATCAAAAATGAATGGATTAAAGATAATCCATTTAGTTATATACAAATGAAAAAAAAGAATAATAAATTACCAATTTTTTTATATGAAAAGGAAATGGCTATTTTATTGGATTCGGTATCAGGTCAGTCACTATTAGACAGACGAAACCGAGCGTTACTAGAATTATTATATGCTACAGGGATTCGTGTGTCAGAGTGTGTTTCAATTGAATTAAATGATTTAGATATAGATAATGGAATTGTATTAATCAATGGAAAAGGTGGCAAACAACGATATGTTCCTTTTGGGTCATTTTGCACGGATGCATTGATTGATTACATCTCAACAACTCGGGTAGAATTAATGACTAAATATCAATGTACTCATGAAAAGTTGTTTATTAATCATCATGGGCAAGTATTAACGGCAAAAGGTGTGCAGTATATATTGGATAAGCTAATTAAAAAAAGTAGTTTAACAACAAACATTCATCCACACATTTTTAGGCATACATTTGCCACACATTTATTAGATAATGGAGCTGATATGAGAACGGTCCAAGAGTTATTGGGTCATTCAAGTTTATCCTCCACACAGATATATACGCATGTGACGACCAGTGCGTTACAAAAGAATTATCGGAATTTTCATCCGAGAGCTTAA
- the topA gene encoding type I DNA topoisomerase — protein sequence MSYKYLVIVESPAKAKTIEKYLGKNYKVVASVGHIRDLPKSKMGIDIENNFEPHYINIRGKGPVIRDLKKHAKKAEKVYLAADPDREGEAIAWHLAHILELDLEDNNRVVFNEITKEAVKQAFKEPRKINIDLVDAQQARRILDRLVGYSISPLLWKKVKKGLSAGRVQSVALKMIIDREEEIRQFKPEEYWSILGTFLKNKAKFSANFYGVDGKKVKLSNENDVKQITEKLTGRDYDVVKVTKKERKRNPANPFTTSSLQQEAARKLNFRTRKTMMVAQQLYEGIKLGKGQGTVGLITYMRTDSTRLSDTAKSEAYDFIVETYGQEFFDSKKKPAKRAEGAQDAHEAIRPSSVMRTPESIKEYLDKDQFKLYSLIWSRMVASLMSPAVMDTMRVDLTQNGVIFVANGSKVKFPGFMKVYVEGKDEGKEEKDNILPDLEVGDVVKSVDIEPKQHFTQPPARYSEATLVKTLEEQGVGRPSTYAPTLETIQRRYYVKLNARRFEPTELGEIVNTIMCEYFPQIVDTTFTAEMEKDLDAIAEHQEQWVDVISRFYHPFSKELSTAEEKMEKIQIKDEPAGFDCEVCGSPMVIKLGKYGKFYACSNFPDCRNTKAIVKKIGVTCPTCKKGDVIEKKTKKNRIFYGCDRYPECEFTSWDKPIGRDCPKCNHYLVQKKVRGGMQIICSNCDYQEDVQK from the coding sequence ATGAGTTACAAATATTTAGTGATTGTGGAATCCCCTGCTAAAGCTAAAACAATCGAGAAATATCTCGGTAAAAACTATAAAGTCGTAGCAAGCGTTGGGCATATTAGAGACTTGCCTAAAAGTAAAATGGGTATTGATATTGAAAATAATTTTGAGCCTCACTATATAAATATTAGAGGAAAAGGCCCTGTCATTAGGGATTTAAAAAAACACGCCAAAAAAGCTGAAAAAGTTTATCTCGCAGCCGATCCGGACCGTGAAGGGGAAGCGATTGCGTGGCATTTAGCTCATATATTAGAGCTAGACTTAGAAGATAATAATCGAGTGGTGTTTAACGAGATTACCAAAGAAGCGGTAAAACAGGCGTTTAAAGAACCTAGAAAAATAAATATTGATTTAGTCGATGCACAACAAGCAAGACGTATTTTAGATAGACTGGTTGGGTATTCAATTAGTCCTTTATTATGGAAGAAAGTTAAAAAAGGATTAAGTGCTGGTCGTGTTCAGTCGGTTGCATTAAAAATGATTATCGACCGAGAAGAAGAGATTAGACAATTTAAACCAGAAGAGTATTGGAGTATTCTAGGAACATTCTTAAAAAATAAGGCAAAATTCTCAGCTAACTTTTATGGAGTAGATGGGAAAAAGGTGAAGTTGTCTAATGAGAACGATGTCAAACAGATCACGGAAAAATTAACTGGTCGTGATTATGATGTTGTTAAAGTGACGAAAAAAGAACGTAAAAGAAACCCTGCTAATCCATTTACAACAAGTAGTTTGCAACAAGAAGCTGCTCGTAAACTAAATTTCAGAACAAGAAAAACCATGATGGTAGCCCAACAGCTTTACGAGGGAATTAAACTTGGTAAAGGTCAAGGGACAGTTGGTTTAATAACATACATGAGAACAGACTCAACAAGACTGTCGGATACAGCTAAAAGTGAAGCATATGATTTTATTGTTGAGACATATGGACAAGAGTTTTTTGATTCCAAGAAAAAGCCAGCGAAAAGAGCAGAAGGCGCGCAAGACGCACATGAAGCCATTCGTCCATCAAGTGTGATGCGTACACCTGAATCAATTAAAGAATACTTGGATAAAGACCAGTTTAAATTGTATTCATTAATCTGGTCACGTATGGTAGCAAGTTTAATGTCACCAGCAGTTATGGATACGATGCGTGTTGATTTAACGCAAAATGGTGTCATTTTTGTAGCCAATGGTTCTAAAGTGAAATTCCCAGGATTTATGAAGGTTTATGTTGAGGGAAAAGATGAAGGGAAAGAAGAAAAAGATAATATCTTGCCTGATTTAGAGGTAGGCGACGTTGTTAAATCTGTTGATATCGAACCAAAACAACATTTTACTCAACCGCCAGCACGATACAGTGAAGCAACACTGGTTAAAACATTGGAAGAGCAAGGTGTGGGACGTCCATCAACATACGCACCAACGCTTGAAACGATTCAACGTCGTTATTACGTTAAATTAAATGCTAGACGTTTTGAGCCGACTGAACTTGGTGAAATTGTGAATACGATTATGTGTGAGTACTTCCCACAAATTGTTGATACAACCTTTACTGCTGAGATGGAAAAAGATTTGGATGCTATCGCAGAGCACCAAGAACAGTGGGTAGATGTTATTAGTCGATTCTATCATCCATTTTCAAAAGAATTATCAACAGCCGAAGAAAAAATGGAAAAAATTCAGATTAAAGATGAACCAGCAGGATTTGATTGTGAAGTATGTGGCTCGCCAATGGTGATTAAATTAGGTAAATATGGGAAATTTTATGCTTGTAGTAATTTCCCTGATTGTCGAAACACAAAAGCGATTGTGAAAAAAATCGGTGTAACGTGTCCAACCTGTAAAAAAGGTGATGTCATCGAGAAGAAAACGAAGAAAAATCGTATTTTTTATGGATGTGATCGATATCCTGAATGTGAATTCACCTCATGGGATAAACCAATTGGACGCGACTGTCCTAAGTGTAATCACTATCTTGTACAGAAAAAAGTTCGTGGTGGTATGCAGATTATTTGTAGTAACTGTGACTATCAAGAAGACGTGCAAAAATAA
- a CDS encoding YozE family protein, whose protein sequence is MSFYHYIQGHRGKLEQDAISKLAEDIFDDIQFPKQETDYHTISDYLETNAYYVPNMDVFDELWVMYQEASR, encoded by the coding sequence ATGAGTTTTTATCATTACATTCAAGGACACAGAGGAAAATTAGAACAAGATGCGATTTCAAAATTAGCAGAAGATATTTTTGATGACATCCAGTTTCCAAAACAAGAAACGGATTATCATACTATTTCTGATTATTTAGAAACCAATGCTTACTATGTTCCAAATATGGATGTATTTGATGAATTATGGGTGATGTATCAAGAAGCGTCTAGATAA
- the lepB gene encoding signal peptidase I produces the protein MEKKIVEILWHWIKMFVLCTVIIFIMRAFIFVPLEVTGNSMSPTLKEHDFVVVENFSTVNRFDIIVFHAPDGNTYVKRVIGLPGDHIVYKNDSLYINNKLVEETFLKDIKKKKNEYVLTSDFDSKDLIGTKTIPKDQYFVMGDNRRVSKDSRSFGTISSYSIIGKARLVYYPIQDIKIIKD, from the coding sequence ATGGAGAAAAAGATTGTTGAAATACTGTGGCACTGGATTAAAATGTTTGTACTATGTACGGTGATTATTTTTATCATGCGAGCGTTTATATTTGTTCCATTAGAGGTGACAGGAAATTCTATGTCTCCTACGTTGAAAGAGCATGATTTTGTCGTAGTTGAAAACTTTTCTACAGTCAATCGCTTTGATATCATTGTGTTTCATGCTCCGGATGGTAATACTTATGTTAAACGTGTTATTGGATTACCAGGAGATCACATTGTCTATAAAAATGATAGTTTATACATTAACAATAAATTAGTGGAAGAAACATTTTTAAAAGATATTAAGAAAAAAAAGAATGAATATGTGTTAACATCAGATTTTGATTCAAAGGATTTAATCGGTACGAAAACAATCCCTAAAGATCAGTATTTTGTTATGGGGGATAACAGACGTGTCAGTAAAGATAGTCGCTCTTTTGGAACGATTTCTTCCTATTCAATCATAGGAAAGGCAAGATTAGTGTATTATCCAATTCAAGATATAAAAATAATTAAAGACTAA
- a CDS encoding ribonuclease HII, with product MSETIQSIKEKFSFVTDEKDDLFAQYQQDERKGVQKIIDQTKKRLQKQQALKEHFIAMTRYEKKARVQGHNVIVGIDEVGRGPLAGPVVAAAVVLPDDFDGIGINDSKQLSLKKREEFFDKIQEQAVSIGIGIMNEEVIDSVNIYEATKLAMIEAVNQLTVSPDCLLIDAMSLPLDIPQESIIKGDANSISIASASIIAKVTRDHLMMDYDKEYPGYGFAKNAGYGTKEHLDQLNKQGITKIHRKSFEPIKSMIN from the coding sequence ATGAGTGAGACAATTCAATCCATTAAAGAAAAATTTTCTTTTGTTACCGATGAAAAGGATGACTTATTTGCTCAATATCAACAAGATGAGCGCAAAGGAGTTCAAAAAATTATTGATCAAACGAAAAAAAGGTTACAAAAGCAACAAGCATTAAAAGAACATTTTATTGCAATGACTCGTTATGAAAAAAAAGCAAGAGTACAAGGACATAATGTTATTGTCGGAATTGATGAAGTAGGACGTGGTCCTTTAGCTGGTCCAGTAGTTGCGGCGGCGGTTGTATTACCGGATGATTTTGATGGTATTGGTATTAATGATTCTAAGCAGTTATCTTTAAAAAAGCGTGAAGAATTTTTTGATAAAATTCAAGAACAAGCTGTGTCAATTGGTATAGGAATCATGAATGAAGAGGTCATTGATTCTGTCAATATATATGAAGCAACGAAATTAGCCATGATAGAAGCCGTCAATCAATTGACTGTCTCGCCAGATTGTTTGTTGATAGATGCTATGTCGTTACCACTTGATATTCCGCAAGAGAGTATTATTAAAGGAGATGCGAATAGTATTTCCATTGCTAGTGCAAGTATTATAGCAAAAGTAACAAGAGATCATCTAATGATGGATTATGATAAAGAGTATCCTGGTTACGGATTTGCAAAAAATGCTGGTTATGGGACGAAAGAGCATTTAGACCAATTAAACAAACAAGGCATTACTAAAATACATCGAAAATCATTTGAACCAATCAAAAGCATGATAAACTAA
- a CDS encoding YpmS family protein translates to MSDTEKNNQEKRDVKQFFKNPWKVAFITLIAILLSLVIVVGYRISTPRMTYDSKNETTVDLKDPILEVSMTKDQASRAINYYIKDLFDSSGVDYTFHLDKDALIDGTFSLLGHDTHFYLYFEPFVLANGDVQLKAKDLTVGTLSVPIPAMISYISHSVDFPKWIEINPDEQYITIHLKQMKLANGMRVKAEQINLVNDQIRFNLYLSDNKK, encoded by the coding sequence ATGAGTGATACAGAAAAAAATAATCAAGAGAAAAGAGACGTTAAACAGTTTTTTAAAAATCCTTGGAAAGTGGCTTTTATTACTTTAATCGCAATTCTTTTATCATTAGTGATTGTAGTGGGTTATCGTATTAGTACACCAAGAATGACATATGATTCTAAAAATGAGACAACTGTTGATTTAAAAGATCCTATTTTGGAAGTCTCCATGACAAAAGATCAAGCTAGTCGAGCCATTAATTATTATATTAAAGATTTATTTGATAGCTCAGGTGTTGACTATACATTCCATTTAGATAAAGATGCATTGATTGATGGGACATTTTCATTACTGGGACATGATACTCATTTCTATTTGTATTTTGAGCCGTTTGTGTTAGCTAATGGAGATGTCCAACTAAAGGCAAAGGATTTAACTGTTGGGACATTAAGTGTTCCAATACCTGCAATGATTAGCTATATTTCTCATTCGGTTGATTTTCCTAAGTGGATTGAAATTAATCCAGATGAACAGTACATTACAATTCATTTAAAACAAATGAAATTAGCCAATGGAATGCGTGTAAAAGCAGAACAAATTAATTTAGTGAATGATCAAATAAGATTTAACTTATATTTATCAGATAATAAGAAATAA